ggcATGGTCCACATgtttttcatttcattcatttgtGTGGATTTCATTTATGATTTATGGAAGGGCTCAGAAGGAGAGAGAATCCTGCAACTTCCATCCGTGACAGACAGACGGCCCAATGCCCATAAAAGCAtcatatatatgaaaaaaaaattactttctgAATTTTTGCTgttagaaattaattattttcccCCGTTTTGTTAATttgaaagttaaaaaaaaaaaaaaaaaaaaaaaaaacaaaactatGACAAAAGAGCATAGTACCATTCATATCTCTGCATCTCATACAAATATATAAGAACAAGACTGCAAAGAAACTCAAGCCACTAAAAATCAATATACAAGTTTGATGAAACAATTTCTCTACCATTAATTATCTTTCCTTAAAAGCTTGCGAACAATTTCCAAATAAAAACGTTACTTTGGAAATTAGGACAAACCCACATACTGAAATTGATGAAACAAGCATTAACTTCTTTTTTTCTCTCGTTCCTTCACTGCATACTTTCCTCCGATCACCTATGACTTGGACCCTCACTTACAGCCGGTATTTCATTAGTAACAGTAACAGTAGCATCCCATCTGTGTTTTCTGCGTTTCTTGTGTTTTTTGCGATCGGGTTTTGGATGCAGGCGAGCTAACTCATCGAAGGCAGCGGTGGCGCGTCGAAGGTATGCGCTGACAGCCTGGGAGGCGCCAGTCTCTGAAGAGGCGAAATTGGAGATGATAGAGGCGGCTTTGTAGATGGGAACTGGAGTCGAAGATACGATTTTGCCAGTGACGGTCTTCATGATTACCTTAAGGGTTTAGGGTGTTGTGGAATCTGCAGGGTTTCTAAAAAGGGAACAGGGTTTAGGGTTTTTGCCTAGGCTCTCTTTTATTAGGGGTTTTGCCTAGGCTCTCGTTTATTAGGGTTTTTGGTCAGAGGAGAAATCAATTAAGGACAGGGTGAGTCTATTTCAGTAATCTACACACAGGAACAGAGGATAATAGTTGAGCGGGTACAATTCTTACCCACATGAATTTATGTCAACCATTGGATTGTACAAGTCTCATCCGATGACGACACGTACCGCTATAAATAAAGCCCAATTAAATTAACTAcacaattatttaaattaattttaaaatttatataaatttaaaaattttaattttaaaattcataggGATATAAAATTTTTCACCACCttatatttaactttaattaaatataaaatttataaaaaataaataattaaaataaaaatataattctatCATATTGTAATATTAAGTAAAATATttctttaatatttaatttttcatatttatatttataattaattatttataatacatatttaaaatatattattacaatttaattatttattaattattaaaaataaacctGATTATTTATAATCCTTAAAAATAGATAAACAATTCTATAATCACATCTGCCATTAAAATAATCCAAGCTGTTGACAAATCTTATAAAGGTCTTACCAAATTACAGATATTatgaataataattaatttttttcaataccttaataattaatttatttaataaattaataagttTCCTGTAATatttctaatttttaaattttttatttttaggtaaatattaatattttattttatttaaattttaggaaattatttgaaatttttcagattttagaaattgggttcgattttttgaaaataaaaactttgataatttttaaaaattaatttaaagaccatgtggcaaaactaaaaatatttttgaagtctacgaatttttctgaattttctagaatttttttcgaaattttttggCATCGTTTTCTgttccaaggcagagtaaaaattcaaaattttgtatcctgaattgaaccggccgaatcgaacctgaCCTGATCGGACAGGCCGAATCGGGCCGGCTACCGGCTGAATCGGGccggctcctttttcttcttcttctcctcttctCGCGCGCGTTCTCCTCCCTCTCTcactctcccgttttctctctcctctcacctcccttgccggccagccacctccccaGCCTCCCCACCTTGCCGGCGCGCTACCCCAGCCTCCTCCCATCGCAGGCCGCTGCCTGGAACGCAGGGAATCGTCGCGCGAAGCGACGCGACGTGCAGCGCGCCACTTCATCTTCTCGACCGAAATCTGGTCGATCTtgccaccgattgggccgggtcttgtatcccatctacacctcgagagctttccatagacactaagaacaccaaaattcattgagcggtttatccaatttttgtctggaaagttttagcctatttcgacctttgggctagatttctcgcaaaccgtgaaccccacgagaaaaacgagagtaccaaagcgctccactcgtcgagagcttcgcggtaatataaattttgaaattttctgacaacgtttttcggtgggtcccacggaacttcgtagtatttttccgagcattaaatgagtttagaaaattccgtaaaaattttatactaactccCGACAGTTGTCCGAGTTtgtgaatttctggccagacaAGCCGGCTACAGAAAaattctccgaattggatcgagattttggctaccccaccattgtcagacgtcccgagcgcatcCCCAGAGtcgaaatcggcataggtaaacccgaaccttgcttttttgtaatttctagtacttaaatgggattaaaaatccataaaatattcgtggtagctcagaaaattatgattctttttgcattagcctaataatattgctaaggaccacatgacaaagttttaaaatttttagagcctgtttgggtagtttttgtaaaaagagtcaattataaggactaaattgaaattttacatattgtgatggatgactgtttggattgacccaggaggggctgtgtgatgtgattgagttgtagatatatgggtggtgaatatagaagtgtgttttaagcctttttgcaggttgagtgggtcctaggtataggggagactctgccggatttttggcacTACTTAGGACATATTtgatctttttcttagtttgtattgagttaaatttattaaatgattgtaataaaattgtcagtgaGTGACTTCttcctgtgagtaaaatattaattttaattgtaatttcgatattattatatgttcaagcatgcccatgcatcacttatatgtatatatctatgtagttaaactctaggcacgttttatgttgcattcacaactgttaaagtgccatgtacgttgttgtagtaatttggagcagtgtacatgcgttggcgtgcgtgtgatgtggtgttggctatggataggaggggcagacacggcttgagatctttgctgggacctggtccttcgaGGGTAgttacggcttgagttcttcgctgggaccccgatttggtttattaagcgaaagtccggcttgagttctttgctggcacaggttggatttaagagagctgtataggggatcagctcccatatattatgattgatattacttggtgtgtaagtgctccaaatttacctttttgctgttatgatgtgaaaatattgctgatgttgcatttcactctacaaagtGCATTAGCTTtatatagttatagagattatggttaaaattgatattttactctctgagtcgaacgctcactcctgttcaatattttttcaggctacaggagggtattgttgaggttaacctgcttttctccctcgcaggtcgtttattatgtttgtataattctttaaacttctagaatttccgcatgtgttataaATATTTGTTTGATTTAGGtctataatataaattgttattttggacctgtaaacttattattttatgcatgttgatagactggatgagggagctgagctctcatttatttttatgacatttgagtatgtggagggtgaactgaactccccaattgattacatattgtgtttacaggtcgggtgagtcaaaaactccccgttgaaaggtccattttatgaccggactctgtccgattgaattcttgaattgggcccaaatgggccttagagttgggtgaaGGAAtatttaggcttactacgggtttcgggggctttaggctggcccaagttctagtgccggtccggcccatagattgggtcgtgacatttctTTAGATATATAGTTGGATAAAATAAATGTATTATGTATATATGATAAGTtagatatttataatataaaatttataattttgatgaTTCATAATTATTGCTttctataaatttatattatatatgataagttagatatttataatataaaatttataattttgatgaTTCATAATTATTGCTttctataaatttatattatacaaaaattaataaaataattaaaaaaatcatgtaaatattgatgataaaataattaaatataataaattttttatcaaaAAGTTAGAGGGAGTGGAAATAAGTTGGTATGTAGCCCatatttcaataaattattttaatatatcactaattaatttataagtaattaattttttttaattttttaattatatattttgattaataaaaataataatatataggtcacaaattctattttaattttcatattttttatcaaataattactTAATATGATTAAAAAGTAAAacttataaatgataattcaaaaataatttatatctaaaaattttcaattttattttataaaaattttcaattttatttttatatattattaattaagctaataaaaaaataaatttagaacATTATAGCGAgtcaaataagaaaaatttagattatcAATTTGGCAAATACTAATTACACAGTTAGTATTTTTTTTCTTGGGAAAGCATGTTAGTTGTTTGTCTTTTGATAACTCTATTATAATACAAGTAAAATTCTAACACTAATTTAGGAAATTATAAaatttcttatttatatataaaaatcttaatttcgaaataaaattttatttttatatgaatatttaaagagaataaaaaaaattcattatttataaatttataataaaactcACAAAAATTTTAGAACTCTATAATTTGAAATGACtataaaatatagatggattattaaagcctatttatttatttatttattttttaataaaagcctacttttttaactaaaatttattctattataatatatgtaaattgataaaaatattaattaaagttgaattccactcaaactttagttttagtaaaaataaaaaattattatgatataaatagACTATTTAATTACTCTAATTAAACATATGTTCAGCAAAATAGAAAAAGTAaagaaacaattttttaaaatcataCAACTATTATaacatatttataaaattaaaaaaaaatatatatatatatatataatttgttatTTTCAGTTGTGTCCTTTGCTAATTCCTTTAAGTGACAAATAATCTATTGTTAATAATTTTAACATGTGACaaattaaatcaataaataatttaatttttaataatattataattaatataaataaaattttaatattattttaataacaatTCAACTTATaccaaaaattatattattattaaaatcgaAAATGATTTCATTTGTATATGTTTTGTGATCTCCATATAAGATTCATtgtgtatatatgtatatttacATAGCCTTCATTAATTCAtatgtgttttaatttttttatatataatatattgattttcaagaaaataaaaaaattcttaaaatattttaaggttagttaaataattagtatgaaattaattttactaaaattacatatacataataaataaataaataaatcacggATACAAACAATAAGGACAACGATGCAAagcacatttaaaaaaaaaaaaaaaaaaaaaaactatgatcAATTAAATTATGGTTAATATTTGAAGTCAGATCATAAAAAGAGAACcttttctttctttgtaaatcttTAATCATGACTTTTTATGATCACTAGATGACATTAATTCATTTAGTTGAGGATATAAGAATTGCAATGGATGATGAACTACAATCATTTCAAGCAAAGTTACTGAAATTTTACTTCTATTATTGCCAGAATTAGCAAAAGTAGAATAAGTTGTCTATGAACCCCGACCTActattgatattgaagtttgaatcTTTATcagaaccccaaataaataaataaagaaactcAGTATTTCAGCTTCTATTTCTATTTATATGTTAGTAATCATTCTATATACAATATAAATTTTGAGATATTTCCTAACTGTTCTACACTGACTTCGCAAAATTACAAAATAATAATAGCATGAACACAATGGGCAGTGAAAAAATTATCActgctttttcttcttccctgCAAGAATAGGTTGAATTTGCAAATGCCTGTTGAAGGCTTCATTGAAAAGAAAACGAGTCTGGAAGGCTGATATGATTGGAAGCCATGAAAATATAGCTATAGGTGCAAAAAGAATAACACCCATTCCATAATCATATGCCTTAGCAAGGACTTGGGTAAACTCCCATACTCCTCTATTCTCTATCTTGGGTCTCACAGCTTgagcaatctttttttttttttaagaaaaaaaaaaacaaatatcaGAGCAAAAAATCAACCATAGAACATAAATGAATAAATCATAAATAAAGCTCCTTCAGTCATGCTTACCAATATCAAGCCCCATCCAGTGGGCAAAAACGCCAGACAACACACAATTACGTCCTTCAAGGATAGTTCACAGATAAGTGAAAGAGTAATTATAATGGACACAACAGCAATGAAGAGAAATGCCTTAAAAAGTCTGAAAACAAGGTGGTAATTAGCACTGAATTGCTGCCTTCCCATGTTGACAGCCTGCATATTTCAAGAAGTTAATGTTAACACTAGAACGAATACTCCATTTGAGCACTGTTATTTTAGTTGTCTGGATTGTGTGGATTGGTGAAACTAAAACACATGGTTTTATTAGTTGAACAATAAGATTGACATAAACTAATATAACTTTCTACACAAACGTAACTACAATGTATATAACTAACAACTGTAGTGAGAGAGCAAATGGGGGCATTACGTACCTTGAACAATAGAAAAACTGCAAGAATCACAACCCATGAAAGGAGATAAACTAAAAAATTTTTGCTATGTTGTGAGATGTCGAGGTGATACACCAAACCATATTGGTACATGAAAAATCGAACAGAAAGGAGTATCTCAAAAAATCTAGCACCCAGTCCTGAACGGCGGAGATGTTCTTGTTCATCATTCCACCAAGATTGCCAACTTTTGTCCTGTTGAATTCCTATACCACCTTGCTCCCTGATCCATTTATTCCAGTCTTTCCAGTCATCCACTATTTTGTCCCAACTGAATCCAGAAGGATTAAATAGAAATGGCGCAAATAACCAAGTTATTGACATGAACCAAATTGAATAAGTAATCAATACATATGCCATACTGCTCTGGTAGGACCGCCTGAACAAATCATAAACAATTAAAAGGAGCACTAGTTCGAATCCTTTGACAAAGTGGCTTCGGGAGTACAATCGGTAATTCTCAGTAAAGCTAGCATGAAACACCACAACCTTACGCCCAGTAGGTCTGTACTTCGCGCCCCCATACAAAATTGTTCTACCATAATGATGAATCTTTGTTCCAAGTGAGAAAGTGAAGAAAACAGCAGCTAACTGCAATTGCATGAGGATAAAATCTTTGAAGGCTGTGAGAAATCCTTTCTCAAGTCCAATCTCCATCACCATAGGTAAGCCAGTAAGAAGCCCAAGCTGGATAAATGATTGAGAGGCAAGAGCTGTTTCCAGTGACTGTATATTATGCATTCTAGCCTCAAGGACTAGCGTTTTCTGAAGCCCACTTAAGACAAGGTATAGCTGCCCGTAGAGGAACACATAAATTCCAATTACTGATATCTGTAGATTCTTGCAGAAGAATTTTAAGTTAATCATTAAATGGGAATGGTATGAATAAAAAGACATTCCAATGCATAAATACGATAATTCTATATTTTTAACCAAACACAGTACAATATGTATAAAATTGGTCTGGCTCATCGATTGCAACTGTTCGATACAATTGGAAAGAAaccattttatattaaaaaagagATCAATTGAAGTGCAAACAAATTACCAAGTTACTGAAGTAAAATCCAATGGTTGTGAAGTAACAAGATAGCATCCGGAAAAAGTCAAACCATTGTCCAAGTCGGTATATGTCACGACTTAGAGTTTGTTCGCTGTTTCCATTAGCTACTTTGGCTTCAAACTTTGAGATCTGATTTAGGCCTACATCACGCCCCTTACCAACTTGGAGGTACTCGTGGTAAGTGATACAGCCCCGTCGTAAGGTAGAATTAAACCCTGCATCACATCCGATATATGTTGCCATGAGAAGACTTATCTCGTCAAAATTCACCTTGTACAGTTACTGATTCTTACCAGCAAATACGTCCTCACTCAAGTTTATTGTTTTTGATGCTTTGCTTATGCCACCTCTTGTGATGTGAAATAACCTGTCAAATACATCAGGGTGTCCATAGTGGAAACGTACCCTGTGTAAAAATGAAAATCcaagaaaataaattgaaaatgcaCTTAGCACATGGGTAAAAATCAGTTACGTATACTACAGTTTAAGGCATAAACTGAAactaatgaagaaaaaaaaatgattctgcaaaaacaaaacaaaacaaaaaaatatTATTGGATCATGTACTTTTCCACACTTTTGACCCTGATTTATTGTGACTTGGTTTTCTCAAGAATACAGTAGCAATTTTCAAGCAAGCTCTCAAAGTAGATAGAGGTATACATGCCAACAGACAAATACACGACATCATAATTGCATTAGATATTAAGAACAAGTTTGTGTAAACTGCAGATCTATTACCTGAGAGGGTTGGCAATAAGCCTTTGAACAATGGTGACAAAGCTCGTCTCTTGATATGACATGAACCAAGCTAGAGAAGAAACACTGCAATACAGGAGACAATGAAAGATTCTCAACATAAAGATTTAAATCAATGATGTAAGATtcaaatccaaaaatatatttctCATGTATGAAATACTTATTGATATAACGGAAAACGACAATAAATAAGCGGTGGTGACACTCTCATCACAGTTCTATAAATGAGGCCATTTCCTTCTTCACAATTTCCTAATAACAATATCATTGATCAAACTTGAGAAAGAAACATTGAACTTGGAAGCTTTGATATATGCAGAACTAGTGGTACATAACAGTACTACAACGGAATTCTGGTTCCCATTCTCCAAACCAAATGTGACCTAATTGGAATTAACTCATTGATATGatgtcatttttcattaaagcataattatcaaatatttaagaatttaagtattttttgggcatgcttttTAACTCTGATGATTGAATCACAAAATTGCAGATATATATCCTGATCCTTGAATCCAATTATTCAGATAAGGATTGTAGTGTTCCCTAGTTCTTGTAAATGGCTCAATTCTGTTGTTCGGACACATTGCTTGGCTATTAATAGTTTTGAGTGCAACACCAGATGCAGCAAATATATTTATGGGATTAGAGGATTTGACCTTCCAGTGAATATGTGTTCCCTTAAGCCAAGTATAGTTGGGGGCCGCCGCCCTTGCTGCTGAAAAAATTCTTGTAGAAGGTTTCTCATTTTAAAAGCTTCTTCCAAATAATTGTCCTGTAATTGCAGAAAACGTAAGGACAAAATGGTTTCAAAGATATTACTTTTTGGGTGTTGTTATAAGAAACGTATACCTGGTTCATATCAATAGTCTGAAGAGCTTCACCACGCGTGAAAATTATGGCATGATTTTGATTTTCGGGTTTCCCTTCCCCAATATTTGGTGGACCAGGGAGCTTTATCCGATAAATTTCCTGTAAAAGACAACATATTCCACCAAAAGTTGCTAATGTGCATGAAATTGATATTTATAATGCCATTTTCTCGGTATTAACATTATCTCCTTACCAAGAATTTCTGCTAGACCCTTTTTTTTTCTACCAATTCATGAACACCACTTTGAAGAGAGAACCTTTCAAGTTGCAATCTTATTTATAGCTCACATCATCACGAAT
The Hevea brasiliensis isolate MT/VB/25A 57/8 chromosome 15, ASM3005281v1, whole genome shotgun sequence genome window above contains:
- the LOC110656734 gene encoding uncharacterized protein LOC110656734, which encodes MKTVTGKIVSSTPVPIYKAASIISNFASSETGASQAVSAYLRRATAAFDELARLHPKPDRKKHKKRRKHRWDATVTVTNEIPAVSEGPSHR